The following coding sequences lie in one Rutidosis leptorrhynchoides isolate AG116_Rl617_1_P2 chromosome 4, CSIRO_AGI_Rlap_v1, whole genome shotgun sequence genomic window:
- the LOC139844911 gene encoding uncharacterized protein — MEGDSKAVKSSGGAVANSLKDPLIQKANVSDEIDYKPYHIGALLLLIFQCMVLAITVQGKQETPVKAHAFLMNSIAWKFLVFGLTSTVVYADRNMITLPSKSGALYPIFTCVLRLLCIVAHFCLIGMMIVELIGSSKG; from the exons ATGGAGGGCGATTCGAAAGCGGTAAAAAGTAGTGGCGGAGCTGTTGCGAATTCTCTTAAGGATCCTCT GATTCAGAAAGCTAATGTTAGTGATGAGATTGACTACAAGCCGTATCATATAGGAGCTCTCTTGCTTTTAATCTTTCAGTGTATGGTGTTGGCAATCACCGTTCAAGGTAAACAGGAAACTCCAGTTAAAGCCCACGCCTTCTTGATGAACTCCATTGCGTGGAAATTTTTGGTATTTGGATTGACATCTACAGTTGTGTATGCTGATCGCAACATGATTACTTTGCCTAGCAAATCAGGGGCACTTTACCCCATCTTCACGTGTGTTTTGCGCCTCCTATGCATTGTTGCTCATTTCTGTCTCATTGGGATGATGATTGTGGAGTTAATTGGATCAAGCAAGGGCTAA